Proteins found in one Hevea brasiliensis isolate MT/VB/25A 57/8 chromosome 18, ASM3005281v1, whole genome shotgun sequence genomic segment:
- the LOC110650884 gene encoding multicopper oxidase LPR1 produces the protein MDRVLVFSVPLLALFLVLTTTWAEDRLINPSQLEMFVDELPDMPRIHGFDVVNGVPKPKRLRIGMFKKEWKFHRDLPPTPVFAYGVSKNNATVPGPTIEAIYGVDTYVTWKNHLPSKHILPWDPTIPTAVPSTKRGIPTVVHLHGVIGEPESDGHAESWFTNRFAEKGPTWTKKTYHYRNFQQPGNLWYHDHAMGLTRVNLLAGLVGAYIIRHPKVEGPLGLPYGDEFDRTLMVFDRSFRINGSIYMNSTGNNPSIHPQWQPEYFGDAIIVNGKAWPHATVRRRKYRFRIINASNARFFRFFFTNGLRFIHVAADSVYLEEHVVTNEILLAPSEIADVVIDFSKSKSDTVILANNAKYPFPDGDPVNEANGKVMKFIIKKDKEVDTWRVPKKLIKYPSPELSSASQTRYIALYEYTSNTDEPIHLYINGKPYEEPVTETPKEGTTEVWNVINLTEDNHPLHIHLGLFVVMDQTELINIEEFKACMNKSNDAIKCKINKYASGKKLEVPAQEKGWKNVYKMTPGYVTKILVRFAYIHSNASYAFDATAEPGYVYHCHILDHEDNVMMRPLKLIR, from the exons ATGGATAGGGTTCTGGTGTTTAGTGTGCCATTGTTAGCTCTGTTTCTGGTGCTTACTACAACATGGGCAGAAGACAGGCTAATAAATCCATCCCAGTTGGAAATGTTTGTTGACGAGCTTCCAGATATGCCCAGAATCCATGGTTTTGATGTTGTGAATGGTGTTCCCAAACCTAAGCGGCTAAGGATTGGCATGTTCAAGAAGGAATGG AAATTTCATCGGGACCTACCTCCAACACCAGTATTTGCCTACGGTGTGTCAAAGAACAATGCAACCGTCCCCGGTCCAACAATTGAGGCCATCTACGGCGTTGATACCTACGTGACATGGAAAAATCACCTCCCTTCAAAGCATATACTTCCATGGGATCCAACAATCCCAACTGCCGTACCTTCCACGAAGAGGGGCATTCCCACTGTTGTGCACCTCCATGGTGTCATTGGTGAACCCGAGAGCGATGGACATGCAGAGTCATGGTTCACCAATCGATTTGCAGAAAAGGGACCCACTTGGACTAAGAAAACGTATCATTACCGCAACTTTCAACAACCTGGAAACTTATGGTACCATGATCATGCCATGGGGTTGACTAGAGTCAACCTATTGGCTGGCTTGGTTGGAGCCTACATTATTCGACACCCTAAGGTTGAAGGCCCACTTGGTCTACCTTACGGCGATGAGTTTGATCGGACTTTGATGGTGTTTGATCGGAGCTTTCGCATCAATGGTTCCATATACATGAATTCTACTGGAAACAATCCCTCCATACATCCACAGTGGCAACCGGAGTACTTTGGGGACGCAATTATTGTCAATGGCAAGGCATGGCCACATGCGACAGTACGACGTCGTAAATATAGATTTCGCATTATAAATGCTAGCAATGCTAGATTTTTCAGATTCTTTTTCACCAACGGTCTTAGATTTATCCACGTGGCAGCTGACTCTGTATATCTTGAAGAACATGTAGTGACAAATGAAATCCTCTTAGCTCCATCTGAAATTGCTGATGTGGTTATTGACTTTTCAAAGTCAAAGTCAGACACTGTTATTTTAGCCAATAATGCAAAGTATCCCTTTCCAGACGGGGACCCAGTCAATGAAGCGAATGGGAAGGTGATGAAGTTCATCATCAAGAAGGATAAGGAGGTGGACACGTGGAGAGTGCCAAAAAAGTTGATAAAATATCCTTCTCCAGAATTATCCAGTGCATCCCAAACTCGATACATCGCTCTATACGAGTACACAAGCAACACTGATGAGCCAATTCatctttatatcaatggaaaaccTTACGAAGAACCAGTGACTGAAACCCCAAAAGAAGGGACCACAGAGGTATGGAATGTGATCAATCTAACGGAGGATAATCATCCATTGCATATTCATTTGGGATTATTCGTGGTGATGGATCAAACGGAGTTGATCAATATAGAGGAGTTTAAAGCTTGCATGAATAAATCGAACGATGCAATTAAATGCAAAATAAACAAGTATGCAAGCGGCAAGAAGTTAGAGGTGCCAGCACAAGAGAAAGGGTGGAAGAACGTGTATAAGATGACACCAGGGTATGTGACAAAGATTCTAGTGAGATTTGCTTACATCCACTCGAATGCATCTTATGCGTTTGATGCAACTGCAGAGCCTGGTTACGTCTACCATTGCCAT ATACTGGATCATGAAGACAATGTAATGATGCGACCCTTGAAGTTAATTCGTTGA